In one window of Leptospira sp. WS92.C1 DNA:
- the mtnP gene encoding S-methyl-5'-thioadenosine phosphorylase: MTHNVRAAIIGGTGLYSLDGMELIEEIYPDTPWGKPSDKIKIGNYKGKLIAFLPRHGIGHFLAPPEVPNHANICALKQLGVEEIVAFSSVGSLREEIKPLDFVLPSQVIDRTRSRNSTFFGNGVVAHAPFAEPFSSNLRKRIQDTAKKIGLEVHIDKTLVCMEGPLFSTKAESHLYRSWGADIINMTVLPEAKLAREAEIAYQMICMSTDYDCWREGEESVTVEMVIANLTKNAETAKKLLSELIHVIGNGDDLSLKNSTKYSIITAPEKRNPDTVKKLKVLFPEYF; this comes from the coding sequence ATGACTCATAATGTAAGAGCGGCGATTATCGGAGGAACAGGACTATACAGTCTTGATGGAATGGAGCTGATCGAAGAGATTTATCCAGATACTCCTTGGGGAAAACCGTCCGATAAGATTAAGATTGGAAATTACAAAGGAAAACTAATTGCGTTCTTACCAAGACACGGTATTGGACATTTTTTAGCTCCTCCGGAAGTCCCAAATCACGCAAACATCTGCGCTCTTAAACAACTGGGAGTGGAAGAAATTGTCGCGTTTAGTTCCGTTGGAAGTCTGAGAGAAGAAATCAAACCTCTTGATTTCGTTTTACCTTCGCAAGTGATTGATCGTACTCGTTCTAGAAACTCCACCTTCTTTGGAAACGGAGTGGTTGCACATGCTCCTTTTGCCGAACCCTTCTCTTCCAATTTGAGGAAACGGATCCAAGATACCGCAAAAAAAATCGGTTTGGAAGTTCATATCGATAAAACTTTGGTTTGTATGGAAGGACCTTTATTTTCTACAAAGGCAGAATCGCATCTCTATCGTTCTTGGGGTGCGGACATCATCAATATGACTGTGCTTCCTGAGGCAAAACTTGCGCGTGAGGCCGAGATCGCCTATCAGATGATCTGCATGTCCACGGATTACGATTGTTGGAGAGAAGGCGAGGAATCGGTTACCGTTGAAATGGTAATCGCGAATCTGACAAAAAATGCAGAGACTGCAAAAAAACTTCTTTCCGAATTGATTCACGTTATCGGAAACGGGGACGATTTGAGTCTAAAAAACAGTACGAAGTATTCGATCATTACCGCACCCGAAAAAAGAAATCCGGATACGGTGAAAAAGTTAAAAGTTTTATTTCCTGAATATTTCTAA
- the acs gene encoding acetate--CoA ligase, translating into MAKERIVPPSTDFKKKANISLKEYKSLYKESIENPNKFWGREANRLTWFKKWTKVLTHDFKNAKVEWFKGGKLNVSYNCLDRHIQTPLKNKAALIWEGDNPSESKVLTYYDVYREVNLLANVLKKYGVKKGDRVLVYLPMIPELAITILACTRIGAVHSVVFGGFSPEALQSRIDDCRPKLIITADGGYRGGKPIELKRNVDLAIEKAQEKVKTVIVVRRTGNEAGLSWKDGQDHWYHFLMNDSSLPAYCKPEPMDAEDPLFILYTSGSTGKPKGVLHTTGGYLLGANLTFHYVFDIKPEDTYWCTADIGWVTGHSYLVYGPLSNGASSVMFEGVPSYPDAGRFWDVIDKYGVNVFYTAPTAIRALMREGLEHIKKRDLSSLRLLGSVGEPINPEAWEWYFKNIGKSKCPIVDTWWQTETGSIMITALPGAIPQKPGSATLPFFGVQPVLVDNDGKEITDKGEISGNLCIKGPWPSIMRGVYGDPKRFYDTYFSQFKGYYFTGDGARRDKDGYFWITGRVDDVINVSGHRIGSAEVESALVENTNVAEAAVVGFPHDIKGQGIYAYVTVKEGVVTNDSLKKELIATVEKGIGKIARPDVIHWAPGLPKTRSGKIMRRILRKIASAEFEGLGDTSTLADPSVVQKLIDDKKEFHS; encoded by the coding sequence ATGGCTAAAGAACGGATCGTTCCACCGTCTACAGATTTTAAAAAAAAAGCAAACATAAGTCTTAAAGAATATAAATCCCTTTATAAAGAATCGATCGAAAACCCGAACAAGTTTTGGGGTAGAGAAGCCAATCGTCTTACTTGGTTTAAAAAGTGGACTAAGGTTCTCACTCACGATTTCAAAAATGCAAAAGTAGAATGGTTCAAGGGCGGTAAGCTAAACGTTTCCTACAATTGCCTGGATCGTCATATTCAGACTCCTCTCAAAAATAAGGCCGCTTTGATCTGGGAAGGGGACAATCCGTCCGAATCCAAGGTGCTTACGTATTACGACGTTTATAGAGAGGTCAACCTTCTCGCAAACGTTCTCAAAAAATACGGAGTTAAAAAAGGAGATCGAGTCCTCGTCTATCTTCCGATGATCCCGGAACTTGCCATTACAATTCTTGCATGTACTCGGATCGGCGCGGTACATTCCGTCGTTTTTGGGGGATTCTCTCCGGAAGCGCTTCAAAGCAGAATCGACGATTGTAGACCAAAACTGATCATTACTGCCGACGGTGGATATCGCGGCGGTAAACCGATCGAACTCAAACGCAACGTGGATCTGGCGATTGAAAAAGCCCAGGAAAAAGTCAAAACGGTGATTGTGGTTCGGAGAACCGGAAACGAAGCGGGGTTGTCTTGGAAAGACGGTCAGGATCATTGGTATCATTTTTTGATGAACGATTCGAGTCTGCCTGCGTATTGTAAGCCGGAGCCCATGGACGCAGAAGATCCTCTTTTTATTCTTTATACTTCGGGTTCCACAGGAAAACCAAAGGGAGTTTTGCATACTACGGGCGGCTATCTTCTCGGAGCTAATTTAACATTTCATTATGTATTTGATATCAAACCGGAAGATACATATTGGTGTACCGCGGATATAGGTTGGGTAACGGGACATTCTTATCTTGTATATGGTCCGCTTTCCAACGGCGCTTCTTCCGTGATGTTCGAAGGTGTTCCGTCTTATCCGGACGCGGGAAGGTTTTGGGACGTCATCGATAAATACGGAGTGAATGTATTTTATACGGCCCCCACCGCAATTCGAGCGCTGATGAGAGAAGGATTGGAGCATATTAAAAAAAGAGATTTGAGTTCGCTTCGTTTATTGGGCTCTGTCGGGGAGCCGATCAATCCGGAAGCGTGGGAATGGTATTTTAAAAATATCGGAAAAAGCAAATGTCCTATCGTCGATACTTGGTGGCAGACGGAAACCGGTTCCATCATGATCACAGCCTTGCCGGGAGCGATTCCTCAAAAACCCGGATCTGCGACCTTGCCGTTTTTCGGAGTTCAACCTGTTTTGGTGGACAATGATGGAAAGGAAATCACAGACAAAGGGGAAATTTCAGGAAACCTATGTATCAAAGGTCCTTGGCCTTCGATCATGCGAGGAGTTTACGGAGACCCGAAACGTTTTTACGATACATACTTTTCTCAGTTCAAAGGATATTATTTCACGGGGGACGGAGCACGCAGAGATAAGGACGGTTATTTTTGGATTACGGGAAGAGTGGACGATGTGATCAACGTTTCCGGGCATAGAATCGGAAGCGCGGAAGTGGAAAGCGCTCTTGTAGAAAATACAAACGTAGCGGAGGCGGCAGTGGTCGGTTTTCCTCACGATATCAAAGGTCAGGGAATTTACGCTTACGTGACTGTGAAGGAAGGAGTTGTCACGAACGATTCCTTAAAAAAAGAACTGATAGCAACGGTGGAAAAGGGGATCGGCAAGATAGCAAGACCCGATGTGATTCATTGGGCGCCCGGACTTCCTAAGACTCGATCCGGCAAGATCATGAGAAGAATTTTGAGAAAGATCGCGAGCGCGGAATTCGAAGGCCTCGGAGATACTTCCACTCTTGCGGATCCTTCCGTAGTTCAAAAATTGATCGACGATAAAAAAGAATTTCACAGTTAA
- a CDS encoding methyl-accepting chemotaxis protein gives MSKQSIESIRIRGEALTYYSRIGIMIMMLLSLASSYKSLHPQILINHTITAIFMCVYTLFGFYLYKKFKVYNWVHNVFIIFDTFLLTGTIVLDGMVSAEIIAPVLKNSILYSVYYFIISYSGLLGKPKFVLVTGLLCAFGYTLGVLNAVYHGLQFSENNSINIAPGFVKLSAEITKIIFMASVSYILYRLMSLFDSLYREATSYYEENKGFLTKLENNQKIIHSSAETLEDSITNFSEFTSLTSSKMESQAASLEEVNAVITSLSKSSESNADSIRIQNENLYELNRKSQTLLNLIAKISEYSKDLETNTKESKIEMQSVKNSVEKTDTFLKNISNSFKRVDEINRILGEIADKTNLLSLNASIEAARAGAAGRGFSVVAQEVSKLAEFTATNAKSISKVVQESLQFIEEANRSSRDTGELTDGQNSKITGTVSRIEEMNRLYRDGTAIVNDFVTSLGKVKNLSDELFHSTQDQMTGQVEMMKAMIELEKEINEIAKESGKIQDGVLRIRTQSKDLKALSVV, from the coding sequence ATGTCCAAGCAATCCATTGAATCCATCCGTATTAGGGGAGAGGCGCTGACCTATTATTCCAGAATTGGAATCATGATCATGATGCTACTGTCTTTAGCATCGAGTTATAAATCTCTTCATCCTCAAATTCTGATCAATCATACAATCACAGCGATTTTTATGTGTGTTTATACGCTTTTCGGTTTTTATTTATATAAAAAATTCAAAGTATATAACTGGGTACATAATGTTTTTATAATATTTGATACTTTTTTGCTGACTGGAACGATCGTCTTAGACGGAATGGTTTCCGCAGAAATCATTGCTCCCGTTTTAAAGAACTCGATTTTATATTCGGTATACTATTTTATTATTTCTTATTCGGGATTGTTGGGTAAACCGAAGTTCGTTTTGGTTACCGGATTGTTATGTGCTTTTGGTTACACATTAGGGGTTCTCAATGCGGTGTATCACGGATTACAATTTTCGGAAAATAATTCGATCAACATAGCGCCCGGTTTTGTAAAACTCAGTGCGGAGATTACAAAAATCATATTTATGGCCTCAGTAAGTTATATTCTATATCGTTTGATGAGTTTGTTTGATAGTCTTTATAGAGAGGCGACTTCTTATTATGAGGAGAATAAGGGTTTTCTGACAAAGTTGGAGAATAATCAGAAAATAATTCATTCTTCTGCGGAAACTTTGGAAGATTCGATTACAAATTTCTCGGAGTTTACTAGTTTAACAAGTTCAAAAATGGAATCACAAGCGGCTTCTCTCGAAGAAGTAAACGCAGTAATCACGTCTTTATCAAAATCTTCTGAAAGCAATGCGGACTCGATTCGAATTCAAAACGAGAATTTGTACGAATTGAATCGCAAATCGCAAACTCTTTTGAATCTGATTGCAAAAATTTCCGAATATTCAAAAGATTTGGAGACGAATACAAAAGAGAGTAAGATCGAAATGCAATCGGTTAAAAATTCCGTTGAAAAAACGGATACTTTTCTAAAGAACATTTCAAATTCTTTTAAACGTGTAGACGAAATCAATCGTATCTTGGGAGAGATTGCGGATAAAACGAATCTGCTTTCTTTGAATGCATCCATCGAAGCTGCAAGAGCCGGCGCTGCGGGAAGAGGTTTTTCTGTGGTTGCCCAGGAGGTAAGTAAACTAGCGGAGTTTACAGCCACAAATGCAAAAAGTATTTCTAAAGTAGTTCAGGAGTCTCTTCAGTTTATCGAAGAAGCGAATCGTTCTTCCAGGGACACGGGAGAGTTGACGGACGGTCAAAATTCTAAAATCACAGGAACTGTTTCTAGGATCGAAGAGATGAATCGTTTGTATCGGGATGGAACTGCGATCGTGAATGATTTTGTAACTAGTCTGGGCAAAGTCAAAAACTTATCGGATGAACTTTTTCATTCTACCCAGGATCAGATGACCGGACAAGTCGAGATGATGAAGGCTATGATCGAATTGGAAAAAGAAATTAATGAGATCGCAAAGGAGTCCGGAAAAATTCAAGACGGAGTTTTGAGAATTAGAACTCAATCCAAAGATCTGAAAGCATTGAGTGTGGTTTGA
- a CDS encoding DUF1289 domain-containing protein: MVRSPCNKICTMDFETGFCEGCFRTIEEIGNWSRYSDEEREDLFLKIRIRKEEIFFNKKHSK; this comes from the coding sequence TTGGTTCGTTCTCCTTGTAATAAAATATGCACGATGGATTTTGAAACTGGGTTTTGCGAAGGGTGTTTTAGAACCATAGAAGAAATTGGAAACTGGTCCCGATATTCCGACGAGGAAAGAGAAGATCTGTTTTTAAAAATTCGGATTCGCAAAGAAGAAATTTTTTTCAATAAAAAGCATTCCAAGTAG
- the folE gene encoding GTP cyclohydrolase I FolE → MEEEVVKILKSIGENPNREGLRDTPKRVKKAYDFLTSGYRADITTIVNGAIFEEPTEGMVLVRDIEMYSLCEHHLLPFYGRAHVAYLPNKKIIGISKIPRIVDVFARRLQVQERLTEQIAYAIQEVLDPQGVAVVIKAKHLCMMMRGVEKQNSELFTSCMLGAFKENMVTRSEFLDLIRTGST, encoded by the coding sequence TTGGAAGAAGAAGTTGTAAAAATTCTAAAATCGATCGGCGAAAATCCGAATAGAGAAGGACTTCGCGATACTCCGAAACGAGTAAAAAAAGCCTACGATTTTTTAACCTCCGGTTACCGGGCCGATATCACTACAATTGTAAACGGCGCTATTTTCGAAGAACCTACCGAAGGTATGGTTCTTGTGAGAGACATCGAAATGTATTCTCTCTGTGAACATCACCTTTTGCCTTTTTATGGAAGAGCTCACGTAGCCTATCTTCCCAATAAAAAGATCATCGGAATCAGTAAAATTCCTAGGATCGTGGATGTTTTTGCGAGAAGACTTCAAGTTCAAGAACGTCTTACGGAACAAATTGCGTATGCCATTCAGGAAGTTTTGGATCCGCAAGGGGTCGCGGTCGTAATTAAAGCAAAACATCTTTGTATGATGATGCGCGGTGTTGAAAAACAAAACTCTGAACTTTTTACATCCTGTATGTTAGGTGCGTTTAAAGAAAATATGGTGACTCGTTCCGAATTCTTAGATCTGATTCGTACCGGATCTACTTAA
- a CDS encoding cobalamin-binding protein codes for MKKNFTVKRGKILIGPKRIICLTEETTELLYLLGEEERIVGISAYTVRPIRAKQEKPKVSAFINGNVKRIQELKPDLVIGFSDIQANLAKDLIAEGLNVLVTNQRTISEILDTMQLFGSIVGKREQTKDLIEGWKSKLERIQNDSVSTKRPRVFFQEWDEPIITGIAWVSELIELAGGKDCFDHLKTKSHAKDRIVTASDVARTNPDIYIGSWCGKPVNFDWVQNHPDWQDINAIRNQKVYELDPSVILQPGPALFEEGIDQLVQLIHS; via the coding sequence ATAAAAAAGAATTTCACAGTTAAAAGAGGAAAGATTCTGATCGGACCCAAAAGAATTATTTGTCTTACCGAAGAGACGACTGAGTTACTCTATCTGTTAGGCGAGGAGGAACGGATCGTTGGAATTTCAGCGTATACGGTTCGTCCTATTCGAGCCAAACAAGAAAAGCCGAAAGTTTCCGCGTTTATCAACGGAAATGTAAAACGAATTCAGGAATTAAAACCGGATCTTGTGATCGGATTCTCGGATATTCAAGCCAATCTTGCAAAGGATCTCATCGCGGAAGGACTGAACGTTCTGGTAACAAATCAAAGAACGATTTCTGAAATTTTAGATACGATGCAACTTTTCGGATCCATCGTTGGAAAGAGAGAGCAAACCAAAGATTTGATCGAAGGCTGGAAATCAAAATTAGAAAGAATCCAAAACGATTCCGTCTCAACAAAAAGACCTCGGGTTTTCTTTCAAGAATGGGACGAACCGATCATCACGGGAATTGCTTGGGTATCGGAACTGATCGAACTTGCCGGAGGAAAAGATTGTTTTGATCATCTAAAAACAAAATCGCATGCTAAGGATAGAATCGTCACCGCTTCCGATGTCGCTCGCACAAATCCGGATATCTACATCGGTTCTTGGTGCGGAAAACCGGTGAATTTTGATTGGGTTCAAAATCATCCGGACTGGCAGGATATAAATGCCATCCGAAATCAAAAAGTTTATGAACTGGACCCATCTGTCATTTTACAACCTGGACCGGCTCTTTTTGAAGAAGGGATTGATCAGTTGGTGCAGTTGATTCATTCTTGA
- a CDS encoding methyl-accepting chemotaxis protein, translating to MSQNSIELIQKNGTVLINRIRLGLVILFAVSLLGALKALNQAQVINHSIATFSMAIYCAVIFIWNRFGEVPKWVQKTSVILDSVILSGSLIFDAMISPEVASESMKNLILFFIYFYINIYAGLLGEKRFVILIGVLGALGSAIALIVAVQFGVSFSEDPSFANKPGALIPSIEIIKIIFIFTAGIILAQLMNLFMNLADQAGKLSEESKGFFAKLEKNQKAIRVSAEGLEVTIKNFAEFINSTGEKMESQAASLEQVNAVIEELASASQNTSNSIEIQNRSLVDLNEKSKNLGEIIESIAQFSKDLGAYANENQRDMENVSEAAGKTNHFLQSISNSFNRVDEINQIMGEIADKTNLLALNASIEAARAGAAGRGFAVVANEVSKLAEFTSENAKNISVIVKQSREFIGEANKASDDTGNLTGRQKQKISETVNRIEEMGKLYQEQRGIIQNFVSEVERIKQLSGDIFESTKEQMIGQEEMVKTMVHLEKEINEINQESNKLQIEVEKIRNQSSDLKSLSIA from the coding sequence ATGAGTCAAAATTCGATTGAATTAATTCAAAAAAACGGAACCGTTTTAATCAACAGGATTCGTCTTGGTCTTGTAATACTTTTTGCCGTTTCGCTGCTCGGCGCTTTAAAAGCTCTCAATCAAGCCCAGGTGATCAATCATTCTATTGCGACTTTTTCAATGGCCATTTATTGCGCGGTCATTTTTATTTGGAATCGATTCGGAGAGGTGCCCAAATGGGTCCAAAAAACTTCGGTGATTTTGGATTCGGTTATCTTAAGCGGTTCGTTGATTTTTGACGCGATGATTTCTCCGGAAGTAGCTTCGGAATCGATGAAAAATCTAATTCTATTTTTTATTTATTTCTATATCAACATTTACGCGGGACTTTTGGGAGAAAAAAGATTTGTGATCTTGATCGGCGTTCTCGGTGCCTTGGGTTCCGCGATCGCGCTTATAGTCGCGGTTCAGTTTGGTGTAAGTTTTTCCGAAGATCCGAGCTTTGCAAACAAACCGGGAGCGTTGATCCCGAGTATTGAAATTATAAAAATAATTTTTATTTTTACAGCGGGTATCATTCTCGCGCAATTGATGAATCTATTTATGAACCTTGCAGATCAGGCGGGAAAATTATCGGAGGAAAGTAAGGGATTTTTTGCTAAGTTGGAAAAAAATCAAAAAGCGATTCGCGTTTCCGCGGAAGGTCTGGAAGTGACGATCAAGAATTTTGCCGAGTTCATCAATTCTACCGGTGAAAAGATGGAATCTCAAGCCGCTTCTTTGGAGCAAGTCAATGCCGTTATCGAAGAATTAGCCTCCGCTTCTCAGAATACATCCAATTCTATAGAGATACAAAATCGTAGTTTGGTCGATCTGAATGAAAAATCAAAAAACCTAGGCGAGATCATAGAAAGTATCGCTCAATTTTCAAAGGATCTTGGAGCTTATGCAAATGAAAATCAAAGAGACATGGAAAACGTTTCCGAGGCCGCGGGAAAGACAAATCATTTTCTGCAAAGTATATCAAATTCTTTTAATAGAGTCGACGAGATCAATCAGATCATGGGAGAGATTGCCGATAAGACAAATCTTTTAGCTCTCAACGCCTCGATTGAAGCCGCAAGAGCAGGCGCCGCGGGAAGAGGATTTGCAGTTGTCGCCAATGAAGTCAGTAAACTTGCCGAATTTACCTCGGAAAACGCAAAAAATATTTCGGTGATTGTAAAACAGTCCAGAGAATTTATCGGAGAGGCAAACAAGGCCTCCGATGATACCGGAAATTTAACCGGCAGACAAAAACAAAAAATTTCAGAGACGGTCAATCGGATCGAAGAAATGGGAAAACTCTATCAGGAACAAAGAGGAATCATCCAGAATTTTGTTTCGGAAGTGGAAAGAATTAAACAACTTTCGGGTGATATTTTCGAATCCACAAAAGAACAGATGATCGGACAAGAGGAAATGGTAAAAACCATGGTTCATCTGGAAAAAGAAATCAATGAAATCAATCAGGAATCCAATAAACTACAGATCGAAGTCGAAAAGATCCGAAATCAATCTTCGGATCTCAAAAGTTTGAGCATTGCCTAA
- a CDS encoding glycosyltransferase family 4 protein — translation MGLQNTKFQGTRPIRIGLDARMIAHSGIGMRIRGLLKYLGPLVEKENFRIYLFGNKETILKEGIPCYEFSGFSEVAANPTFNRNQPKQKTAFSFPVISYRTPIYSFSEFLGHPLMKEMDLLDIPHFNAPIVYLSKCIVTIHDIIPFRMKEFHSSFVKRIYMQIVFRLIRRFAKQTISVSKFTANDLNSVFGFTEKSVKVVYNGIDETVFYPAKAEEKKNFLKKYKLKEGYLLSVGIGKGHKNLNLVLKVIKPLWDSQKLKTKWVLGGSLGKIPDYLETEARGYEDRILPMPKLVLDELRCLYSCASLLVFPSRYEGFGFPPLEAQACACPVLSSNATVMPEVLKKSVLYFSPDRREELESQLKDFFQKQNSGKLWIIKGKKNSARFTWKKTAEQTLEVYKKFLSELPSSDFRS, via the coding sequence ATGGGCTTGCAGAATACAAAATTCCAAGGAACTCGTCCGATTCGAATCGGATTGGACGCGAGGATGATCGCTCACTCCGGGATCGGAATGAGAATCCGAGGTCTTCTAAAATATCTGGGACCTTTGGTTGAAAAAGAGAATTTTCGGATTTATCTGTTTGGAAACAAGGAAACGATTCTGAAGGAAGGAATTCCTTGTTATGAATTTTCGGGTTTTTCAGAAGTTGCGGCAAATCCCACTTTCAATCGAAATCAACCAAAACAGAAAACTGCGTTTTCCTTTCCCGTGATTTCTTATCGGACGCCCATTTATTCTTTTTCTGAATTTTTGGGGCATCCTCTCATGAAAGAAATGGATCTTTTGGATATTCCCCATTTCAACGCTCCGATTGTATATCTTTCCAAATGTATCGTAACGATTCACGATATCATCCCTTTTCGAATGAAAGAATTTCATTCTAGTTTTGTAAAACGAATTTATATGCAGATCGTTTTCAGACTCATCCGCCGTTTCGCAAAACAAACCATCTCCGTTTCCAAATTCACCGCAAACGATTTGAATTCCGTTTTTGGTTTTACGGAAAAATCCGTGAAAGTGGTCTACAACGGAATCGATGAAACTGTTTTTTATCCCGCAAAAGCCGAAGAGAAAAAAAACTTTCTAAAAAAATACAAACTCAAAGAAGGGTATCTGCTCAGTGTCGGAATCGGCAAGGGTCATAAAAATTTAAATCTTGTTTTGAAAGTAATCAAACCTCTCTGGGATTCTCAAAAATTAAAAACCAAATGGGTGTTAGGCGGATCACTTGGAAAAATTCCGGACTATTTAGAAACGGAAGCTCGAGGATATGAAGATCGAATCCTTCCTATGCCAAAACTCGTCTTGGACGAATTACGTTGTCTTTATTCCTGTGCGAGTTTACTTGTTTTTCCTTCGAGATACGAAGGTTTCGGATTTCCTCCTCTCGAAGCCCAGGCCTGCGCTTGTCCGGTCTTATCTTCCAACGCAACGGTAATGCCGGAGGTTTTGAAAAAAAGCGTTCTCTATTTTTCTCCAGATCGACGTGAAGAATTAGAATCCCAATTGAAAGATTTTTTTCAAAAACAAAATTCAGGAAAACTTTGGATCATAAAAGGAAAGAAAAATTCTGCAAGATTTACCTGGAAAAAAACGGCGGAACAAACGTTGGAGGTATATAAAAAATTTTTGAGTGAGTTGCCTTCATCCGATTTTAGGAGTTAA
- a CDS encoding bifunctional helix-turn-helix domain-containing protein/methylated-DNA--[protein]-cysteine S-methyltransferase, with translation MDHYKKIASAIQFIQKHSTSQPELEEIAKSVNLSPFHFQRLFTEWAGVSPKQFLQYLTLQNAKSILSKPESTLFDAAFETGLSGTGRLHDLFVKIEGMTPGEYKNGGENLTIRYSFQKSDFGDYLVASTEKGICNLYFYDISKDQILSELYSQWNHAHLVQKQDENQDRVIRFFDKTLTDRDKIKLHMRGTDFQIKVWEALLKIPEGSLSSYSAIANSIEQENASRAVGTAIGKNPVGYLIPCHRVIKNTGGIGEYRWGSERKAAMIGWERTKTEVFQT, from the coding sequence ATGGATCATTACAAAAAAATCGCGAGCGCCATTCAGTTCATTCAAAAACATTCCACATCACAACCGGAGTTGGAAGAAATTGCAAAATCGGTCAACCTGAGTCCGTTTCATTTTCAGAGACTTTTTACCGAATGGGCGGGAGTAAGTCCGAAACAATTTCTGCAGTACTTAACCTTGCAGAATGCAAAGTCGATTCTATCCAAACCCGAGTCTACTTTGTTTGATGCCGCTTTTGAAACGGGGTTGTCCGGAACCGGCAGATTGCACGATTTATTTGTCAAAATTGAAGGGATGACTCCGGGCGAGTATAAAAACGGAGGTGAAAATTTGACGATTCGTTATAGCTTTCAGAAAAGCGATTTCGGAGATTACCTCGTTGCATCCACGGAAAAAGGGATTTGTAATTTATATTTTTATGATATTTCAAAGGATCAAATTCTTTCCGAGCTTTATAGTCAATGGAATCATGCCCATCTTGTTCAAAAACAAGATGAAAATCAGGATCGTGTGATTCGTTTTTTTGATAAAACTTTAACCGATCGTGACAAAATTAAGTTACATATGAGAGGAACCGATTTTCAGATCAAGGTCTGGGAAGCGCTTTTAAAAATACCGGAAGGAAGTTTGTCCTCTTATTCGGCGATCGCAAACTCAATCGAACAAGAAAACGCTTCCAGAGCAGTGGGGACCGCGATCGGAAAAAATCCAGTAGGTTATCTGATCCCTTGTCATCGTGTGATTAAAAATACGGGTGGAATTGGAGAGTATCGATGGGGTTCCGAAAGAAAGGCGGCGATGATCGGCTGGGAAAGAACAAAAACGGAGGTTTTTCAAACATAG